A window of Selenomonas ruminantium subsp. lactilytica TAM6421 contains these coding sequences:
- a CDS encoding methyl-accepting chemotaxis protein: protein MRLKDIRIGAKILVLVVIGIIGMAILSFSGYSGMSKAGDDLDNMYHRKLKATRLLGNEINYTRKVQLGVTKHIIDPKDEQIIAYVKEAMDSYEKTWPEYKELAMRADNIAPKIPEVEKQWIEYKQGIMEVKRLTDAGKKQEAWDHYKKMENGITKDLVASLHNLEKLANDNADALNEEVTENNAHEMFMMIVTTILCFAALMGVAFFIIRDIMTTLEQMVQECNQMKDGDFRLNEHYEPRGDELGQMEAAMQEMRRSLNKLMRTVSDSAEQMAASSEELSASAGQAAQAAGQVAQSAAEVVESVEHQQQAVMESNESVQNAEASVEEIRQKSAKVEENSSAVAQRAEAGNDSIDDSVRQIKDVEVTVTSSAKMVDRLGERSKQIGEIVDAMTGIAEQTNLLALNASIEAARAGDHGRGFKVVAEEVGKLAQESKESAEKIANLVREIQNDTENAVIAMRSGKEAVITGAQSVESLRTMFEEINQLVVGVSGEISHVTDAIHSVADATNEIASEMNDINSYSGKVASEMQAVSAATEEQSASAEEIAAASEALATLAQGQQEALSHFRF from the coding sequence ATGAGATTGAAGGACATTCGTATTGGAGCTAAGATTTTGGTGCTGGTGGTTATCGGTATCATCGGCATGGCAATTCTGAGTTTTTCCGGGTATAGCGGCATGAGTAAGGCCGGGGATGACCTTGACAACATGTACCACCGGAAGTTGAAGGCAACGCGTTTGCTGGGAAATGAGATCAACTACACCCGCAAGGTTCAGCTGGGGGTGACCAAACACATCATCGATCCGAAGGACGAGCAGATTATAGCGTACGTCAAAGAAGCAATGGACAGCTATGAAAAGACCTGGCCGGAATATAAGGAGCTGGCCATGCGGGCGGATAATATCGCTCCCAAGATTCCGGAAGTGGAGAAACAGTGGATCGAGTACAAGCAGGGCATCATGGAAGTGAAGCGCCTCACAGATGCTGGCAAGAAGCAGGAAGCCTGGGATCATTACAAGAAAATGGAGAATGGCATCACCAAGGATCTGGTGGCCAGCCTGCATAATCTGGAAAAATTGGCCAATGACAATGCCGATGCCCTCAATGAGGAAGTTACGGAAAACAATGCCCATGAGATGTTCATGATGATCGTGACGACGATCCTGTGCTTTGCAGCGCTGATGGGGGTGGCCTTCTTCATCATCCGGGATATCATGACCACGCTGGAACAGATGGTTCAGGAATGCAATCAGATGAAGGATGGGGACTTCCGACTTAACGAACATTATGAACCCCGTGGCGATGAGCTGGGACAGATGGAAGCTGCCATGCAGGAAATGCGCCGCTCCCTGAACAAACTCATGCGTACAGTCAGTGATTCAGCAGAACAGATGGCCGCTTCCTCTGAAGAGCTTTCTGCCAGCGCAGGACAGGCCGCCCAGGCCGCCGGTCAGGTGGCGCAGTCGGCTGCGGAAGTGGTGGAATCGGTGGAACATCAGCAGCAGGCTGTTATGGAAAGCAACGAGTCCGTGCAGAATGCGGAAGCCTCCGTCGAGGAGATCCGCCAGAAATCCGCCAAGGTTGAGGAGAATTCTTCTGCTGTAGCCCAGCGCGCAGAAGCGGGCAATGACTCCATTGATGATTCGGTCCGTCAGATCAAGGATGTAGAGGTAACCGTAACTTCTTCCGCCAAGATGGTAGACCGCTTGGGCGAGCGATCCAAGCAGATCGGTGAGATCGTGGATGCCATGACGGGGATTGCCGAGCAGACCAACCTGTTGGCCCTGAATGCTTCCATTGAGGCAGCCCGTGCCGGTGACCATGGCCGCGGCTTCAAGGTTGTGGCCGAGGAAGTCGGCAAGCTGGCCCAGGAATCCAAGGAGTCCGCCGAGAAGATTGCAAATCTTGTCCGGGAAATCCAGAATGATACGGAAAATGCTGTGATTGCCATGCGTTCCGGTAAGGAAGCCGTCATCACAGGTGCTCAGAGCGTGGAATCCCTGCGTACCATGTTCGAGGAGATCAATCAGCTGGTGGTGGGCGTATCCGGTGAGATCAGCCATGTTACCGATGCCATCCATTCCGTGGCGGACGCAACCAACGAGATTGCCAGTGAGATGAACGATATCAACAGTTACAGCGGTAAGGTGGCCAGCGAAATGCAGGCCGTATCTGCTGCCACGGAAGAGCAGTCCGCTTCGGCCGAGGAAATCGCTGCTGCCAGCGAGGCTCTGGCAACCCTGGCCCAAGGGCAGCAGGAAGCTTTGTCCCACTTCCGCTTCTAA
- the csaB gene encoding polysaccharide pyruvyl transferase CsaB has protein sequence MSRIVVSGYYGSKNAGDEAMLAAMLEVLGDLDPKLHITVISADPEDTRKRHGVDAISWLGFPAIIRELRQADLLISGGGSLLQNVTSRRSLYYYMVIIMLAHFLGTKVMLYAQGIGPIIGRIARWAMGYLGNHVDLITVRDEGSLKELARLGINKTIIECTADPVLAIHPVGKEAGRAIFKAYHADGAKPVLGISVREWQGWRHYKEVLAEVSDMVVRELGARVIFIPMQFPDDVKAAQAIAALTQEECTVLKDEYTTSEFLSLVGNMDLVLGIRLHALIFAGVMGVPMLGISYDPKIDRFLASIGEEPVGNLKDVTAEELMQEIRRKWNDKQTFRQRNGELLAQLRDMAAHNAELAVNLAHK, from the coding sequence ATGAGCAGAATCGTCGTATCGGGATACTACGGCTCGAAAAATGCCGGGGATGAGGCCATGCTGGCCGCCATGTTGGAAGTCCTCGGCGATCTCGATCCCAAACTACATATTACGGTGATTTCTGCCGATCCGGAGGATACGCGCAAGCGTCACGGAGTAGATGCCATCTCCTGGCTGGGCTTTCCGGCCATCATCCGGGAACTGCGGCAGGCAGATCTATTGATCAGCGGTGGCGGCAGCCTTCTGCAGAACGTCACCAGCCGCCGCAGCCTCTATTATTACATGGTCATCATCATGCTGGCCCACTTCCTGGGAACCAAGGTGATGCTCTATGCTCAGGGCATTGGCCCCATCATCGGGCGGATTGCCCGCTGGGCCATGGGGTATCTGGGCAACCATGTGGATCTGATCACTGTCCGGGATGAAGGATCCCTGAAGGAACTGGCCCGCTTGGGTATCAACAAGACCATTATCGAATGCACGGCCGATCCGGTGCTGGCCATCCATCCCGTAGGCAAGGAAGCCGGCCGGGCCATCTTCAAGGCCTATCATGCTGATGGAGCCAAACCTGTGCTGGGGATTTCCGTGCGGGAATGGCAGGGTTGGCGCCACTATAAGGAAGTCCTCGCCGAGGTTTCTGATATGGTGGTGCGGGAATTGGGGGCAAGGGTGATATTCATCCCCATGCAGTTCCCGGATGATGTCAAGGCCGCCCAGGCCATTGCTGCCCTGACGCAGGAAGAGTGCACGGTCCTGAAGGACGAATACACCACCAGCGAGTTCCTGTCCCTGGTGGGGAATATGGATCTGGTGCTGGGCATCCGCCTTCATGCGCTGATCTTCGCCGGCGTGATGGGCGTGCCCATGCTGGGCATTTCCTACGATCCTAAGATTGACCGCTTCCTGGCCTCCATCGGTGAAGAACCTGTAGGCAATCTCAAGGATGTCACGGCAGAGGAACTGATGCAGGAGATCCGCCGTAAGTGGAATGACAAGCAGACCTTCCGTCAGCGGAATGGTGAACTGCTGGCACAGTTGCGGGACATGGCTGCCCATAATGCAGAATTGGCTGTAAATCTGGCACATAAATAA
- a CDS encoding DUF5693 family protein, with protein sequence MKDFSYNRGLVLVIIIGLIAALTIGFARHGVEQNNRQVDMAIDYEGLLELAEREGLPADEVLAKAKEAGITSLAVYDTTFKKLNANGKATAIAGSEILANYHSGALADPMWRQLVAEGKILGNEVYIVGHDARTWKELKEDVPRRLGSDRVQLLQVGTEEVMAVKVHYESFLKMNIGMPTDEMEAVNKAGFYVLARPSNYENCKKEDVEAVFNRLHDYKISEVVFSGAQSLGAGKALQATIDELKKRDLTLGLIEGVTQLQFYKQDGMEEIAKGIGYDKIARVYSIPKDEQPKLKIDTAVERWSNTDEERNIRVDLLRIYDKPSPNMSLLETNMKYFQDTHDILVSHGYTIGPAGTFAAFYPSKVLRALVMAGVAAAAVLYLSLVVPALNVSVKKQWLLFAIFALCAAVPVLMGNGGKIRVLAALASANLFPAIAVIFQLDRIRYLRDKMTLGFGKMLVTGVLALFVTGALSYVGAAYLSGSLADTEYLLEFQIFRGIKLTFVLPLILVGIAFLQRFDVFDGRMDDTEGVMNQMKKILDMPVKIKTLFVMFLVLVAGVVFVARSGHTSGMPVSATELKFRAFLEQAFYARPRTKELMIGHPAFMLAVMAFWRKWPTMIFFGLVLIATIGQGSMVETFAHMRTPVYMSFMRGIGGIVLGAGIGAIAMMLIQLWQTVISRAKERKAA encoded by the coding sequence ATGAAGGATTTTAGCTACAACCGGGGATTGGTGCTGGTAATCATCATTGGCTTGATTGCCGCACTGACCATCGGTTTTGCCCGTCATGGGGTGGAACAGAATAATCGTCAGGTGGATATGGCCATTGACTATGAAGGCCTGCTGGAACTGGCGGAACGGGAAGGTTTGCCCGCGGATGAGGTGCTGGCCAAGGCCAAGGAAGCCGGCATCACTTCGCTGGCGGTATACGATACCACCTTCAAGAAACTCAATGCCAACGGCAAGGCCACGGCCATTGCCGGCAGTGAGATCCTGGCCAATTACCATAGCGGTGCGCTGGCCGATCCTATGTGGCGGCAGCTGGTGGCCGAGGGCAAGATCCTCGGCAATGAGGTCTATATCGTGGGGCACGATGCCCGCACCTGGAAAGAGCTCAAGGAAGATGTGCCCCGCCGTTTAGGCAGTGACCGGGTGCAGCTGCTGCAGGTAGGCACGGAAGAAGTGATGGCGGTAAAAGTCCATTACGAATCCTTCCTCAAGATGAACATCGGCATGCCTACGGACGAGATGGAAGCCGTCAACAAGGCCGGTTTCTATGTGTTGGCACGCCCCAGCAACTACGAGAACTGTAAGAAAGAGGATGTGGAGGCCGTCTTCAACCGTCTCCATGACTATAAGATTTCCGAAGTGGTCTTCTCCGGTGCCCAGAGTCTGGGCGCTGGCAAGGCCCTGCAGGCCACCATCGATGAGCTGAAAAAGCGCGATCTGACGCTGGGCCTGATCGAGGGTGTAACCCAGCTGCAGTTCTACAAGCAGGACGGCATGGAGGAAATCGCCAAGGGCATTGGCTATGACAAGATTGCCCGCGTCTATTCCATTCCGAAGGACGAACAGCCCAAGCTGAAGATTGATACCGCTGTGGAACGCTGGTCCAATACGGACGAGGAGCGCAATATCCGCGTGGATCTGCTGCGCATTTACGACAAGCCCTCGCCCAATATGAGCCTGTTGGAAACCAATATGAAATATTTCCAGGATACCCATGATATCCTGGTATCCCATGGCTATACCATCGGCCCGGCTGGCACCTTTGCCGCCTTCTATCCCAGCAAGGTCCTGCGGGCTCTGGTCATGGCCGGTGTAGCTGCCGCGGCCGTGCTCTATCTGAGCCTGGTGGTTCCGGCGCTGAATGTTTCCGTGAAGAAACAGTGGCTGCTCTTTGCCATCTTTGCCCTGTGTGCGGCTGTGCCAGTACTGATGGGCAATGGCGGCAAGATCCGCGTGCTGGCAGCACTGGCCAGTGCCAACCTGTTCCCGGCAATCGCGGTCATCTTCCAGCTGGACCGTATCCGCTATCTGCGGGATAAGATGACGCTGGGCTTTGGCAAAATGCTCGTTACGGGGGTGTTGGCCCTGTTTGTGACGGGGGCCCTGTCCTATGTGGGCGCAGCTTATCTGTCCGGCTCTTTGGCCGATACGGAATACCTGCTGGAATTCCAGATCTTCCGGGGCATCAAGCTGACCTTTGTGCTGCCGCTGATCCTGGTGGGCATTGCCTTCCTGCAGCGCTTTGATGTCTTCGACGGCCGCATGGACGACACGGAAGGCGTCATGAACCAGATGAAGAAGATCCTGGACATGCCGGTGAAGATCAAGACACTCTTTGTGATGTTCCTGGTACTCGTTGCCGGCGTGGTCTTTGTGGCCCGCAGCGGCCATACCTCCGGCATGCCGGTATCGGCAACGGAACTGAAGTTCCGCGCCTTTTTGGAGCAGGCCTTCTACGCCCGTCCCCGCACCAAGGAACTCATGATCGGCCATCCGGCCTTCATGCTGGCGGTCATGGCCTTCTGGCGCAAATGGCCCACCATGATCTTCTTCGGCCTGGTGCTGATTGCCACCATCGGTCAGGGTTCCATGGTGGAAACCTTCGCCCATATGCGCACGCCGGTCTACATGTCCTTCATGCGCGGCATTGGGGGCATTGTGCTGGGGGCTGGCATCGGCGCCATTGCCATGATGCTGATACAGTTGTGGCAGACCGTTATTTCACGAGCAAAGGAGCGTAAGGCAGCGTAA
- a CDS encoding LmeA family phospholipid-binding protein: MRKGLTIAGALFIIIIVFSETVLPWLAQETLQTRMSERLATHDAQVSVDSRPGFLLALGVVQHVHGVAHQAKVGQVYFREISLTGENVRLNVQDLWTAGKVAMKSADKLTLTGSLDEENLREVLTRKLERIDNVQVTIEPTGIMVTADTKVFGRTVDIEMEGNVVEEAGSLYFQMTHLAMKNSRFGTAKLNDMFGNIQLAAPGRLPLGMQFQNVRQTQGAIVITAGLDNVE, encoded by the coding sequence TTGCGAAAGGGCTTGACTATTGCAGGTGCTTTATTCATAATTATAATCGTGTTCAGTGAGACGGTGTTGCCCTGGCTGGCTCAGGAGACGCTGCAGACGCGCATGAGTGAGCGCCTGGCCACTCATGATGCGCAGGTATCCGTGGACAGCCGTCCTGGATTCCTGCTGGCACTGGGGGTGGTGCAGCACGTCCATGGCGTGGCCCATCAGGCCAAGGTGGGGCAGGTCTATTTCCGGGAAATCAGCCTTACCGGGGAGAATGTGCGACTCAATGTTCAGGACTTATGGACTGCCGGCAAGGTGGCCATGAAGTCTGCGGACAAGCTTACCCTGACGGGGTCCCTGGATGAGGAGAATCTGCGGGAGGTTCTGACCCGCAAACTGGAGCGGATAGATAATGTGCAGGTGACCATTGAGCCTACAGGCATCATGGTGACGGCTGATACGAAGGTCTTTGGCCGGACTGTGGACATTGAGATGGAAGGCAATGTGGTGGAAGAGGCCGGTTCCCTGTATTTTCAGATGACGCATTTAGCCATGAAGAACAGCCGTTTTGGCACGGCAAAGCTCAATGATATGTTTGGCAATATCCAGCTGGCGGCGCCCGGCAGGCTGCCCCTGGGCATGCAGTTCCAAAATGTCCGGCAGACCCAGGGGGCAATTGTCATTACGGCTGGCTTAGATAATGTGGAATAA
- the prfB gene encoding peptide chain release factor 2, with protein MLEDLKPRLGELKEKLDHMGEALEIPRKEEKIAELEYKMGEPTFWDDAEAAQKLNQELADLKSGVDKYKSLVAKHEDAETLLEMGLEEDDPSMEDDVKAELDEVAEGLEALQLEVLLSGPYDANNAILTLHAGAGGTEAQDWTQMLLRMYGRWAERHGFTVETADLLPGDEAGVKSATLFIKGHNAYGFLKSEKGVHRLVRISPFDANARRHTSFSACDIMPEIDDAVEVDINMADVRVDTYRASGAGGQHINKTSSAVRMTHEPTGIVVQCQNERSQLQNREQCMKMLRAKLFELEMEKKEAELAKLEGDQQNIEWGSQIRSYVFQPYTMVKDHRTSQETGNVQAVMDGDIDPFIRAFLAAKANHEI; from the coding sequence ATGCTTGAAGATTTAAAACCCCGGTTGGGCGAACTGAAGGAAAAGCTGGACCATATGGGCGAAGCTTTGGAAATTCCCCGCAAGGAAGAGAAGATCGCCGAGCTGGAATACAAGATGGGCGAGCCTACATTCTGGGATGATGCAGAAGCTGCCCAGAAGCTCAATCAGGAACTGGCGGATCTGAAATCCGGCGTGGACAAGTATAAATCCCTTGTGGCTAAGCATGAAGATGCAGAAACCCTGCTGGAAATGGGCCTCGAAGAGGATGATCCCAGCATGGAAGACGATGTCAAGGCTGAGCTGGATGAAGTGGCCGAAGGCCTGGAGGCCCTGCAGCTGGAAGTGCTGCTCTCCGGCCCCTATGATGCCAACAATGCCATTCTGACACTGCATGCCGGTGCGGGCGGAACGGAAGCCCAGGACTGGACGCAGATGCTGCTGCGCATGTATGGCCGTTGGGCTGAACGCCACGGCTTCACCGTGGAGACGGCAGACCTGCTGCCCGGTGATGAAGCCGGTGTCAAGTCCGCCACCCTCTTCATCAAGGGGCATAATGCCTATGGCTTCCTGAAGTCGGAAAAGGGCGTGCACCGCCTCGTGCGCATTTCGCCCTTCGATGCCAATGCCCGCCGTCATACGTCTTTCTCGGCCTGCGATATCATGCCGGAAATCGATGACGCGGTGGAAGTGGACATCAATATGGCGGATGTCCGGGTGGATACCTACCGCGCTTCCGGTGCCGGCGGTCAGCACATCAACAAGACGTCTTCGGCTGTGCGCATGACCCATGAGCCCACGGGGATCGTGGTACAGTGCCAGAACGAGCGTTCCCAGCTCCAGAACCGCGAGCAGTGCATGAAGATGCTGCGCGCCAAGCTCTTCGAGCTGGAAATGGAGAAGAAGGAAGCAGAACTGGCCAAGCTCGAGGGCGATCAGCAGAATATCGAATGGGGCAGCCAGATCCGTTCTTACGTATTCCAGCCCTACACCATGGTCAAGGACCATCGTACGAGTCAGGAAACCGGCAACGTGCAGGCCGTGATGGATGGCGATATCGATCCCTTCATCCGTGCGTTCCTGGCAGCCAAAGCCAACCATGAAATTTAA